From the Malus domestica chromosome 17, GDT2T_hap1 genome, one window contains:
- the LOC103404437 gene encoding DExH-box ATP-dependent RNA helicase DExH18, mitochondrial, which translates to MARGPSSSLFRIYASKKNISRFRVLIWNQHVSSSALYDRSLSSNFQFCPAFDVPNHRSFSTGFRDLIRVRLPPKGPNFTGCSTFDAKPFSTTVEDEEDNGVCSSRMVDSECDFDADAGKILDFVNEGSARNLSNCGDGDEGNVSLVCDSMVVESENGDENVSSAKPMNFQQVASREPVELYHELRNAEKGAKQRRADWETLQEIFRNFGNSGWACDQALAIYIGRSFFPTAVHKFRSFFFKKCSADVAKYVVSLGPSNDAVKFLFPIFVEYCLEEFPDEIKRFRSMIESADLTKPHTWFPFARAMKRKIIYHCGPTNSGKTYNALQRFMEAKKGIYCSPLRLLAMEVFDKVNGHGVYCSLHTGQEKKFVPFSNHVACTVEMVSTDEMYDVAVIDEIQMMADPYRGFAWTRALLGLKADEIHLCGDPSVLNIVRQICSETGDELHEQHYERFKPLVVEAKTLLGDLKNVRSGDCVVAFSRREVFEVKIAIEKHTNHRCCVIYGALPPETRRQQANLFNDQNNEYDVLVATDAVGMGLNLNIRRVVFFTLAKYNGDKTVAVPASQVKQIAGRAGRRGSIYPDGLTTTLNLDDLDYLIESLKQPFDEVKKVGLFPFFEQVELFAGKIPDVTFCQLLENFSENCRLDGSYFLCRHDHIKKVANMLQKVPELSLEDRFNFCFAPVNIKDPRAMYHLLRFASSYGQKLPVNIAMGVPTGSARNNKELLDLETKHQVCSMYMWLSHHFKKETFPYWKKAEAMASDIAELLGKSLANANWKPESRQAENQKFLEQKQNSYERPRSLIKLYDKKKHDRSVQHELVEKVTA; encoded by the exons ATGGCTAGAGGCCCTTCAAGTTCTCTGTTTCGAATTTATGCTTCCAAGAAGAACATAtctaggtttagggttttgatatGGAATCAACATGTTAGTTCTTCTGCATTATATGACCGCTCTCTATCCTCAAATTTCCAATTTTGTCCCGCTTTCGATGTTCCGAATCACCGTTCGTTTTCGACGGGATTCAGGGACCTAATTCGGGTTAGATTGCCCCCCAAAGGCCCGAATTTCACAGGCTGCAGTACCTTTGATGCGAAACCATTTTCGACTACTGTGGAGGATGAGGAGGATAATGGGGTTTGTAGTAGTAGAATGGTGGATTCTGAATGTGATTTTGATGCAGATGCTGGGAAAATTTTGGACTTTGTAAATGAGGGCAGTGCTCGCAATTTGTCAAATTGTGGAGATGGAGATGAGGGTAATGTCAGTCTGGTTTGTGATTCGATGGTTGTTGAGTCGGAAAATGGTGATGAGAATGTGAGTTCAGCGAAACCTATGAACTTTCAGCAGGTTGCGTCACGTGAGCCTGTTGAATTGTATCATGAGCTTCGCAATGCTGAAAAGGGTGCAAAGCAGAGACGGGCTGATTGGGAGACTCTTCAAGAGATATTCCGGAATTTTGGCAATTCGGGTTGGGCATGCGATCAGGCTCTTGCAATATACATTGGACGTTCATTTTTCCCTACTGCCGTGCACAAGTTTCGGAGTTTTTTCTTCAAGAAGTGTTCGGCTGATGTTGCCAAATATGTGGTATCCCTTGGTCCATCTAATGATGCTGTGAAGTTTTTGTTTCCTATATTTGTTGAATATTGTTTAGAAGAATTTCCAGATGAGATCAAGCGTTTTCGTAGTATGATTGAATCAGCAGATCTCACTAAGCCTCATACATGGTTTCCATTTGCACGGGCTATGAAGCGTAAGATAATTTATCACTGTGGTCCAACCAATAGTGGTAAAACATACAATGCTTTGCAACGGTTTATGGAAGCAAAGAAGGGTATTTACTGCAGTCCTCTGAGATTATTGGCTATGGAAGTCTTTGATAAAGTCAACGGGCATGGAGTTTATTGTAGTCTTCACACaggacaagaaaagaaatttgtcCCATTCTCAAACCATGTTGCTTGCACAGTCGAAATGGTGTCAACTGATGAAATGTATGATGTTGCCGTGATTGATGAAATTCAGATGATGGCAGATCCATACAGAGGTTTTGCATGGACAAGAGCATTGCTTGGGCTGAAGGCTGACGAGATACATTTGTGTGGAGATCCAAGTGTTCTGAACATTGTTCGACAAATCTGTTCAGAAACTGGTGATGAGTTGCACGAGCAGCATTATGAGAGGTTCAAGCCATTGGTGGTTGAAGCCAAAACGCTCTTGGGAGATCTTAAAAATGTTCGGTCTGGAGACTGTGTGGTTGCTTTTTCTAGGAGAGAGGTATTTGAGGTTAAAATTGCAATTGAAAAACACACTAATCATCGTTGTTGTGTTATTTATGGTGCCTTGCCACCAGAGACTCGTCGACAGCAAGCGAATTTGTTTAATGATCAAAATAATGAATACGATGTGCTTGTTGCTACTGATGCAGTGGGAATGGGTCTAAATCTCAATATCAGGAGGGTTGTGTTCTTTACGCTTGCAAAGTACAATGGTGACAAAACTGTCGCGGTTCCAGCGTCTCAGGTGAAGCAGATTGCTGGAAGAGCTGGTCGGAGAGGAAGCATCTATCCAGACGGACTCACAACCACATTGAATTTAGATGATCTGGATTACTTAATTGAAAGTCTAAAGCAACCTTTTGACGAAGTTAAGAAAGTGGGCCTTTTCCCTTTCTTTGAGCAGGTTGAGCTATTCGCAGGGAAAATTCCTGATGTTACGTTCTGCCAGCTACTTGAAAATTTTAGTGAAAATTGTCGTCTGGATGGTTCATACTTCCTGTGTCGACATGATCATATAAAGAAGGTTGCAAATATGTTACAGAAGGTTCCGGAACTATCTCTGGAGGATCGTTTTAACTTCTGTTTTGCCCCAGTTAATATCAAAGACCCAAGAGCTATGTATCATCTTCTAaggtttgcttcatcatatggTCAGAAACTCCCTGTCAACATTGCTATGGGCGTACCAACGGGATCTGCCCGTAACAATAAGGAGCTCTTGGATCTGGAGACCAAGCACCAAGTTTGTTCTATGTATATGTGGTTGTCACACCACTTCAAGAAGGAAACGTTTCCATACTGGAAGAAGGCTGAGGCAATGGCCTCGGATATTGCTGAGTTGTTGGGCAAGTCTCTAGCCAATGCTAATTGGAAACCAGAGTCAAGGCAGGCAGAGAACCAAAAGTTTCTTGAACAGAAGCAAAATAGTTATGAGAGGCCAAGGTCACTCATCAAGCTGTATGACAA GAAAAAGCATGACCGGTCTGTACAACATGAGCTCGTAGAGAAAGTAACTGCTTAG
- the NAC20 gene encoding protein FEZ (The RefSeq protein has 2 substitutions compared to this genomic sequence), with protein sequence MEQKNEMEKVDDVMLPGFRFHPTDEELVGFYLKRKIQQRVLPIELIKQVDIYKYDPWDLPKLASTGEKEWYFYCPRDRKYKNSTRPNRVTGAGFWKATGTDRPIYSSEGSKCIGLKKSLVFYRGRAAKGIKTDWMMHEFRLPSLSNSVPPKKLLDKSLPANDSWAICRIFKKTNSMAQRALSHSWDSQFPEPRAAGLFTQQFSSENMSCTTDMGSTMQFWNNNDLQQASNTNYSSFDTLPYKPINPTVLKPSMFDGEFPNSLMFSPAELSGTMNPALIGDLSNTVGSIDFDGSQQQFTSFLISLQQQNQMQGNTGSSENEGGFRKNMSRSSSSNSTSQWGSSSIRTIGFPFSLASDDEAWKPTLPSYSPPCPSSYSTNKCYT encoded by the exons ATGGAGCAGAAGAATGAGATGGAAAAGGTTGATGATGTGATGTTGCCGGGTTTTCGGTTTCACCCGACCGATGAGGAGCTTGTAGGGTTTTACCTGAAGAGAAAAATCCAGCAGAGGGTTCTTCCCATTGAGCTGATCAAGCAAGTTGACATTTATAAATATGATCCCTGGGATCTTCCAA AGCTGGCAAGTACTGGGGAGAAAGAGTGGTACTTCTACTGCCCGAGGGACCGAAAATACAAGAACAGCACCAGGCCTAATCGCGTCACAGGAGCCGGGTTTTGGAAAGCAACCGGAACAGACCGGCCTATCTATTCTTCGGAAGGCTCCAAGTGCATAGGTTTAAAGAAGTCCCTTGTGTTCTACAGAGGCAGAGCTGCAAAAGGGATCAAAACTGACTGGATGATGCACGAGTTTCGGTTGCCTTCTCTCTCAAATTCAGTTCCACCAAAAAAGCTCTTAGATAAAAGCCTCCCTGCAAAT GATTCATGGGCAATTTGCAGgattttcaagaaaacaaacTCCATGGCACAGAGAGCACTTTCTCACTCTTGGGACTCTCAGTTTCCAGAGCCTAGAGCAGCTGGTTTATTCACTCAACAGTTCAGCTCAGAGAACATGTCTTGCACAACCGACATGGGATCAACCATGCAGTTTTGGAATAACAACGACTTGCAACAAGCATCTAACACAAACTACTCTTCCTTTGACACTCTTCCTTACAAACCAATCAACCCGACCGTGTTGAAACCCTCCATGTTTGATGGAGAGTTTCCCAACAGCCTCATGTTCTCGCCGGCTGAACTGTCAGGAACTATGAACCCTGCATTAATCGGTGATTTAAGCAACACCGCGGGGAGCATAGATTTCGATGGTTCACAGCAGCAGTTCACCAGCTTTTTGATCAGTTTGGAGCAACAGAATCAGATGCAAGGAAACACAGGGTCATCAGAAAACGAAGGGGGATTCAGGAAGAACATGAgtcgtagtagtagtagtaataGTACAAGCCAGTGGGGAAGCAGCAGCATCAGAACAATTGGTTTTCCCTTCAGTTTGGCTTCAGATGATGAGGCTTGGAAGCCAACTCTGCCTTCTTATTCACCACCTTGTCCTAGTAGCTATTCTACTAACAAATGCTACACTTGA